From a single Lates calcarifer isolate ASB-BC8 linkage group LG12, TLL_Latcal_v3, whole genome shotgun sequence genomic region:
- the LOC108885677 gene encoding potassium channel subfamily K member 15-like, translating to MKTQNIRTLSLILSIIFYLLIGAAVFDALESESESSRKKTLEQRLNELKKKYGFTEDDYREIEKVVLLSEPHRPGRQWKFAGSFYFAITVITTIGYGHVAPGTDAGKAFCMFYAVLGIPLTLVMFQSLGERINTFVRFLLRRAKQGLGLQKTDVSMGNMVLVGLLSCMSTLCIGAAAFSHFEDWTFFNAYYYCFVTLTTIGFGDFVALQKKDTLQKRPPYVAFCFMYILVGLTVIGAFLNLVVLRFLTVSSDEPDVRLEAEGGERGPHPKDTQGDRELSEAEADRDREDGHSSQCNLSLPMEGGTSCMNLLPSPVEDRRLIISEQRVLPEPSRLRALFSCVCCGLDSYESPPPAHRDHECGHSNPVFYNSISYRVDRASCSSCTVSLQTSPSSAVLYLSKNDPHTRRKSL from the exons ATGAAGACGCAGAACATCAGGaccctctctctcatcctctccatTATTTTCTACCTGCTCATAGGAGCCGCCGTCTTCGACGCGCTGGAGTCGGAAAGTGAGAGTTCAAGAAAAAAGACGCTGGAGCAGAGGCTGAACGAGCTGAAGAAAAAGTACGGCTTCACCGAGGATGACTACAGGGAGATTGAGAAAGTGGTCCTCCTGTCGGAGCCGCACCGACCCGGGAGGCAGTGGAAGTTCGCCGGCTCTTTTTATTTCGCCATCACTGTTATTACCACAATTG GTTATGGCCACGTTGCTCCTGGAACTGATGCTGGCAAGGCCTTCTGTATGTTTTACGCAGTCTTGGGCATTCCTCTGACACTGGTCATGTTCCAGAGCCTGGGCGAGAGGATCAACACTTTTGTCCGCTTCCTCTTGCGAAGAGCCAAGCAGGGCCTGGGCTTGCAGAAGACGGATGTGTCCATGGGGAACATGGTCCTGGTGGGTCTGCTGTCTTGCATGAGCACTCTGTGTATCGGAGCCGCCGCCTTCTCCCATTTCGAGGACTGGACCTTCTTCAACGCCTACTACTACTGCTTCGTCACACTCACCACCATCGGCTTTGGGGATTTTGTAGCACTGCAGAAAAAAGACACTCTCCAGAAGCGACCCCCCTACGTGGCCTTCTGCTTTATGTACATTTTGGTTGGGCTGACAGTGATTGGAGCCTTTCTTAACCTGGTGGTCCTGAGGTTCCTCACTGTGAGCTCAGATGAGCCTGATGTGAGGCttgaggcagagggaggggagcgGGGGCCACATCCTAAAGACACACAAGGGGATAGGGAGTTGTCGGAAGCTGAGGCAGATAGGGACAGAGAAGATGGACACAGCAGCCAGTGCAACCTGAGCCTGCCAATGGAAGGGGGCACCAGCTGCATGAATCTACTCCCTTCTCCCGTAGAGGATCGCAGGCTTATAATATCTGAACAGAGGGTGCTCCCTGAACCCAGCAGACTCAGAGCCTTGTTCTCTTGTGTCTGCTGCGGACTGGACAGTTACGAAAGCCCCCCTCCAGCTCATCGTGACCATGAGTGCGGCCACAGCAACCCCGTCTTTTACAACTCCATCTCCTACAGAGTGGACCGAGCCTCATGCAGCTCCTGCACTGTGTCGTTGCAGACTTCCCCCAGCAGCGCTGTGCTCTACCTGAGCAAGAACGATCCTCACACTAGAAGGAAGTCATTATAA